AAAATGGAACAGCTTCCGCAGCCGTCTTTCCATAAAAATTTTGAACTGCTTATTGAAGATCTTGAAGAAAAGCAAAATGCAGGTTTCGATACATGGATCTCGTTTTCCACAGAAAAACAAAAAGAAAGGCTTGAGTCTATTTTTGAAGAACTGGAACACGAACTCCCTTTTAAAAGTTTTAAATCTGAACTGCATGAAGGTTTTGTAGACAGCGGACATAAATTATTGGTATATACGGATCACCAGATTTTTGACAGATATCAGCGGTATAAAGCAAAAAATACTTTTGCCAAATCTGAGCAGCTTACATTGAAAGACCTGATGTCATTGAAAATCGGAGATTATATTGCTCATATTGATCATGGTATCGGAAAGTTCATGGGACTGGTAAAAGTGAATAATGACGGAAAGATTCAGGAATGTTTCAAACTGACGTATAAAAATGGAGACCTGTTGTATGTGAGCATCCACTCGCTGCATAAGATTTCGAAATATAATGGTCCGGAGGGAAAAGAGATTACCCTAAGCAAGCTTGGTTCGCCAACCTGGAAATCTTTGAAACAGAAAACAAAAGCGAAAGTAAAACAGATTGCTTTCGACCTTATCAAATTATATGCACAGCGGAAAACAGCAAAAGGATTTGCATATACTCCGGATTCCTATCTGCAGAACGAGCTGGAAGCAAGCTTTATTTATGAAGATACACCTGATCAGGAAAAAGCTACCATTGATGTGAAAAAAGATATGGAGGCAGATACCGTGATGGATCGTTTGGTATGTGGCGATGTAGGTTTCGGAAAAACGGAAGTTGCCATGCGTGCAGCATTTAAAGCAGCAACAGATGGAAAACAGGTTGCTGTGCTGGTTCCTACCACTATTCTGGCGTTTCAGCATTACAGGAGTTTTAAAGAAAGACTGAAAGATTTTCCTGTGAATGTTGCATATGTAAACCGTTTCAGAACTGCTAAGCAGAAATCTGAAACACTTGAAGATCTGAAAAACGGAAAAGTAGATATCATCATCGGGACCCATCAGCTGGCAAGCAATTCTGTGAAATTTAAAGACCTTGGACTTCTGATTATTGATGAAGAGCATAAATTCGGTGTTTCTGTAAAAGATAAGCTAAAAACTCTTAAAAGTAATGTAGATACGCTTACACTGACAGCAACTCCAATTCCCAGAACGCTGCAATTTTCCCTGATGGCAGCAAGAGACCTTTCTGTAATTAAGACACCACCGCCCAACAGACAGCCCGTTGATACCCATTTGATCGGTTTCAATGAAGAGACGCTCCGGGATGCTGTTTCTTATGAACTTCAGAGAGACGGGCAGGTGTATTTTATCAACAACAGGATTGAGAATCTTAAAGATATTGCAGGACTTATCCAAAGATTGGTTCCGGATGCAAGGGTAATCACAGGGCACGGCCAGATGGAAGGAAAACAGCTGGAAAAAAATGTCCTTGACTTTATGGATGGAAAATATGATGTTCTTGTTTCTACTACCATTGTTGAAAGTGGAGTGGATGTTCCGAATGCCAATACTATATTTATTAATGATGCCCAGCGTTTCGGAATGGCCGATCTTCACCAGATGAGAGGAAGAGTAGGACGAAGCAACAGGAAGGCTTTCTGCTATCTGATCACCCCTCCTTATGATATGATCACTTCTGATGCCCGTAAACGTCTTGAAGCGATTGAACAGTTTTCTGATTTAGGGAGTGGCTTTCAGATCGCGATGAAAGACCTGGAAATCCGGGGAGCCGGAGATCTTCTGGGAGCAGAGCAGAGCGGCTTTATCAATGAGATGGGCTTTGAAACCTATCAGAAACTAATGCAGGAAGCGCTGGAGGAGTTGAAAGACGATGCCGATTTTGAAAACTTATTTGAAAATGAGGAAGACCGTCAGAAGCTCTTCAAGTCTGTAAAGGATGTTAATATCGATACTGATCTTGAATTAATGTTACCTGACTTTTATATTTCTAATACAGAGGAGAGGCTGCTGCTTTATCAGAAAATTGCAGAGATCAACAGTGAAAAAGAACTTCACAAGTTTGAACTTGAATTGATTGATCGTTTCGGTCCGCTTCCCAAAGAGGCGGTAAATTTATTAAAAAGTGTCTCCCTGAAATGGCTTGCAGCAGATATAGGATTTGATAAAATCGTGATGAAAAACGGGGTGTTCCTGGGATATTTTCCAGGTAATCCTCAGGATAAATTTTATCAGACCGACCGCTTCAGGCATATCATCAACTATTTAACTCAGAATCCGACTGAAGCTCAGCTGAAAGAAAAAATCGGAAAGGAAGGTAATCAGTTGATGATGAGAAAAGAAAAAGTAAAAAATGTGGATGAAGTGAATAGTCTTCTAAAGGCAATCATCGGACATGAATAAATGGATAGAATGACGTTTTTTTTGATAAAAAATAGTTTTTAAATCTCTGAAAGCAAATAATTTTTATTCAAAATAGATAAAAGATCTGGAAAATTTACTTTTCAGATCTTTTTTTATTGAAAAATTTTAATAATTATTTTGAACAGTTGATCCATAAAAAAGTGACTGAAAATCACAGTGTAATGAGTAAAAATAATTCGTGAAATACTTCTATTACAGGGCTTAACGAGGGTTTTTCAGCGAAAATAAAGAGCGGATTAATCACTTGTAGAAATAATTCTACTTTTTTGTACAACTAAT
This region of Chryseobacterium vaccae genomic DNA includes:
- the mfd gene encoding transcription-repair coupling factor, producing the protein MQLKPINEKFLPDLLQKEFGKEIFDQLEGSQHISVKGNAGSSASIFTAELFLTRKKNILYLVDDKEDALYANTEMEDLLGKDKVLYFPATHMEPYQVEKTQNANLVLRTEVLNKINSGRSPKVIVAYAGALSEKVLKKEDFKAISHHIKTGDQLDFDFVDELLTHYHFQQADFVSEPGEFSVRGGIVDVFSYSHEKPYRITFFGNEVESIKTFDIETQLSVEKVKEFQLVSNMNFSVTGTRVSLLQLLPEGSFIISRNGATGMQKIKTFYEKSLEKYEALNKDIAHRRPQELFISDQEFLFDYKKFTTVDFAGISMEGLRDLTEIKMEQLPQPSFHKNFELLIEDLEEKQNAGFDTWISFSTEKQKERLESIFEELEHELPFKSFKSELHEGFVDSGHKLLVYTDHQIFDRYQRYKAKNTFAKSEQLTLKDLMSLKIGDYIAHIDHGIGKFMGLVKVNNDGKIQECFKLTYKNGDLLYVSIHSLHKISKYNGPEGKEITLSKLGSPTWKSLKQKTKAKVKQIAFDLIKLYAQRKTAKGFAYTPDSYLQNELEASFIYEDTPDQEKATIDVKKDMEADTVMDRLVCGDVGFGKTEVAMRAAFKAATDGKQVAVLVPTTILAFQHYRSFKERLKDFPVNVAYVNRFRTAKQKSETLEDLKNGKVDIIIGTHQLASNSVKFKDLGLLIIDEEHKFGVSVKDKLKTLKSNVDTLTLTATPIPRTLQFSLMAARDLSVIKTPPPNRQPVDTHLIGFNEETLRDAVSYELQRDGQVYFINNRIENLKDIAGLIQRLVPDARVITGHGQMEGKQLEKNVLDFMDGKYDVLVSTTIVESGVDVPNANTIFINDAQRFGMADLHQMRGRVGRSNRKAFCYLITPPYDMITSDARKRLEAIEQFSDLGSGFQIAMKDLEIRGAGDLLGAEQSGFINEMGFETYQKLMQEALEELKDDADFENLFENEEDRQKLFKSVKDVNIDTDLELMLPDFYISNTEERLLLYQKIAEINSEKELHKFELELIDRFGPLPKEAVNLLKSVSLKWLAADIGFDKIVMKNGVFLGYFPGNPQDKFYQTDRFRHIINYLTQNPTEAQLKEKIGKEGNQLMMRKEKVKNVDEVNSLLKAIIGHE